The following is a genomic window from Paenibacillus sp. FSL R5-0766.
TGGGATAACGTTCCAAGCGAGTTGTTAGCCAGGTTGGCAAAACCCATGTCATGCAGCAAACTCATTGCCTTTGCTTTTACTTCATCCGGAATTGTCTGATAAAAACGCAAAAAAGCATAAGCTCCTGTAGCGACGACCTCCCATACCGGATCTCTGGGTGTGAGTTTCTCAATCAACGTTTGGCTGATATAACCGATTTCCTTACGAACTTCCCTGACGTCACATTGTCCATACAGATTACCGAGCACTTCAATGCGCCCCTGGCTTGGAAACATATATCCATTCATCATTTCCAGTAACGTTGTTTTGCCAGAACCATTCCGGCCCAGAATAACCCAATGTTCGCCTTGTTCGATGCGCAAATGTACGTCATCCAAGATTTGATTCTCTTCTCGTCTAAGTGAGACATGTTCCATCGAGATTATACTCATTTCAGCACCGCCTTCCGGATCTCCGAGAGCAAATGCTCCACAGAGCTCATCCGATAAACCATTTTTGGAACATCTAACTGGCCGTCAAAAAGCATCACTGCTGGAACGCTTGAAATTTGAAATTGTTGTACAAGTTCAGGAATGTCATGAATGTTCATTTCGAATAAAATACCTTCTGGCAGCATGTGCTCAACGACCTCTAACATACGCCGTGCTGCCGCACATGTCCCACATAAAGGGGTATATATAAATACAGCCTGTGGCATGCCTTCCCATACACTGCGCATTAACATTTTGGATGTAATTGGCTTCATTAACTTTCTTCTCCCGCGGCAACACGCAGCATGACCTCACCCGTCATTGGTCCATTATGAATGGTTACCGAATCCGGTTTATTGCTATATAACATCTCGTACATCTGGCGTTTCCCAAACATACTGGACGTATGCAAATAGATCTCGCGCGGAAATAAACCTTCTCGTACAATAGATGCCGCGACCTCACCGCCATTGGGCGAGTCTGGACCAAGCTCATAATCCAGAGACAAAATGTCCACGTCACCTTCTCTTAGCAGCATCAGGCACTCTTCAGCATTCGTTGCCAGAACAAATCCTTTCGGACATGCCCGATAGTCATCCAAAAAAACATGCATACAATCGCTCCTCTCCCCATTATAACCAGGAACGCATGAGCGCTATATCATCATGGTGCGTTCCATCTTCGCCCGTTTCTGTCTCGAGCACAACAACCGCATTTTGGAACTCAGGCGCCTTTAACAATGCCTTCATTGATTCATTTCCGATATATCCCTGTCCGATCCTCGCATGTCTATCCTTACACGAACCAGACGCATATTTGGAATCATTAAAATGGACAGCAGCAACATTATCCCAATACCCGAGCATCCTGCCCTTATCGAGCATCGCCGCTTCGTTGCCTGACGACCACAAACCTGAAGCAAAAGCATGGCATGTGTCAAAACAAAAAGCAATATGCTCCGGATATCGGCTCAATTTGCGAATCTGTATCATTTCTTCCATCGTCGTGCCCATCGGGCCATGATCACCTGCCTGATTTTCAATCAGTACCTTTGAATGTCCATTCCAATTCTCCAAGGCGGTATCCAGACAATGAATGAGGTTCTGATAACCCTCCAGCGGATCGTTTGTTTTGATATGTCCGAAATGGACCACCGTCCCAACAGAACCGCAAGCATTCGAAATTTCAAGATCATTGCGAATAGAAGCTATTGTAGCATGAAACCCCGCCTCTCCACGGGTCATACCCAACGCCGGATTCGTGGGATAGGGTGAATGTGCAATCGAAGCAAGTCCCTGCTGTTCACACCAATCCCTGCACTGCTCAGCATCCTTGAGATCCAGACTTTTCAGGCCAAGGCTACGCGGGTTCTTCGGAAAATACTGAAATGCTGTTGCCCCCATCGCATGTGCTCTTTTGGCTGCCTGAAGAAATCCACCTCTCGTGCTGACATGTGCCCCGATTCCGGTTTTAGGCCTCATGCTGGCATTTCGGACAGAAGAACGCCTTCTTGCCCGTAATTTCCACTCGTTCAATTGTTCCCCCGCAGCGCGGACAAGTCTCGCCTTCCCGATCGTATACGCGACATTGCTCGTCAAAACTTCCTGTCTTCGTATCCCCTTGCATCAGCGGCATTTCCATATAACCGCCCTCAGAAGCTGCTTCACGCAACACCGACTGCATCGAATGGAACAAACGCTCCGTCAGCTCAGGTGAAGCCGCGATGTTCTGCGTTTTGGAGCTTGGTCTCAGACCGGCAGCAAAAGCAATCTCATCCGAATAACAATTGCCAATCCCCGCAATAATATGTTGGTTTACCAACGTTGTCTTGAGCGTACCCCGGCGACCTTTCAACAGGGAAGCAAAACGTTCCACGTTCATCCGTCGATCCAAAGGTTCAGGTCCAAGATCAGACATCGCCTCTTCGGTTTCTTTCGAAGTAAGCAGATGTAAATAACCCAAGCGCAGTCCGATAAAGAATAAAATGTGATCGCCAAACTGAATTTCCACTTGTGTGGAACGATCAGGGCGTTCCTCTTCCGTGCCCCAGAAAATCATACCGCCTAACATGAGGTGCAGCACCAGACGTTTACCATTAGCCAAGTGGAAAATCAGATGCTTCGCTCGGCGCTCAACAAATATGATGCGATTACCTGTAAGTTCATTGATGAACAGATCAGGCTCCGTATTTATCGTTTTATCACGGTTAATTACCACACCTGTAATCAGTAGATCAAGTATTTTCTCGGACAGCAAGGTCCGGTAATTTTCCATTTCCGGTAGTTCCGGCATCGTACATTACCCCTTTTTGGAAGCTTGGTCTGCCTCTTGCGACAGCCACTCCATCAATTTATGCAAATCTTCAAACACATGATCAGGTCGAGCCTTCGCCGCTTGAATGTGTCCATCCATATTATCCCGTGTTGTGATACCGGTAAGTACCAACAGTGTCTCACACCCTGCTGCCACTCCAGCTGCAATATCGGTTCGCATATTATCTCCGATCACTGCCACTTCATGAGACGCCAGGTTTAGCCTGCTAATGGCCGACTTCATTATAACACTCGATGGCTTTCCTATGACTGTAGGATGGACTCCGGTTGCTGCTTCAATTGCTGCTCCAATAGTCCCCGCCCCAGGTGTCAGTCCATCATCGGAAGGAAGCTGCAGATCCGGGTTGGTCATGATGAATTTTGATCCCGCATTAATCCACCTTAGCGCCTTGGTCAGTTTATGATAGGAAAATTCACGATCAATCCCCTGTATCACATATTCTGGCGCATCTTCCGTCAGCTGTAGTCCTGCTTCTTCTATGGCTTGCAGCAATCCTGCTTCTCCGATACATGCCACTGTTGCACCTGGGGACTCTTCAGCAACATATTCAGCAGCTGCCACTGCAGAAGTGCATACTTGAGACGCGTCGGCAGGTATGCCCATCCCGTTCAGATGATCTGCCACACCTTGTGGTGTACGGGAAGAATTATTTGTTACGAATAAATACGGCTTTCCTAGCTCTTGCAGTGTTCGAATAAGCTGATCGGCTCCTTCGATACGATGTCTGCCATGATAGAGCGTACCATCCAAGTCAATCAGATAGGCCTTAATCACACACAGCACTTCCTTTCTTTATTCCATTAACATTTCATGTCCTTAATCATCTACCTCGAACTTGACCGCGAACCTATGTATTCAGGCAAAAAATAATGGCTTGCTGACATATGTACGCAACAAGTCGAACCGGATCGAACACCGACGGTTTAACTCGCGCGTCTTCTGTACAAGCTTGTCATTTCCTGCGCTTTCCCGGAAAATAATTTGAATCATTTCCCTCTTCATATTGCCCATCCTACACGCTTTCTGACCAGATTGCAAAAGGGACCGCGGGAGTTCCTCTCCCTCAGTCCCGTGCAATTACCCGGATCTTTATATGACGTGTTTAACCGTGCACTGGTTCGCAATCAGGGTTAAGATTCTTGCTTGCGATGCACGACAGGAATAAGCTGGTGTTCGTTTGCAAGTCTGGTATTCGGGAATACGGACTGCGCCTCTTCCAAAAGGGGCTGAAGTTGATCCTCATCCTTATAGCGTGAACTGAAGTGAGTCATGATTAGTTGCCCTACATTGGCTGCTCTAGCCGCTTCTGCCGCTTGTTTAGAAGTACTATGATAGTACTCATGTGCTGTATCGGCCAGATCATGCATGAATGTAGCTTCATGTACAAGTACATCTGCATTGATGGAAAGAGGCTGTACATTGTCACATGGACGTGTATCACCCAATATGGTGATTACCATACCACGCTTTGGCGCTCCCAATACATCTTCTGGACGAAGCGAATCACCGTTATCCAACGTAATGGTTTCTCCACGTTTCAGCCGGCCGAACAATGGGCCTGGTTTCAAACCGTATTCCGCCAGTTTGGCTGGGTCCAGGCTTCCTGGGCGATCTTTTTCCGTGATCCGGTATCCATAGCTGTCAATCCGATGCTCAAGCAAAGCTGCTTCCACAATAAAACTGTCATCCTCGAACAGGACGCCGCCCGTATGTTCCACGATATTCAAATCATAGTTAACCCGGGATTGGCTAAGCTCCATTGTTGTACTGATCATTCGTTCCGTACCTGGCGGACCATATACGGTTAATGGTGTGGTGCCACCTTGATAGGCTCTGCTCGAAAGCAGTCCTGGAAGTCCAAATACATGATCACCATGCAGATGTGTAATGAATATTTTCTCCAATTTGCTCAGTTTAAGCGGAGAACTTAAAATCTGATGCTGCGTTCCTTCCCCGCAGTCAAACAACCACAAAGCTCTGCGCTCATCCAACATGCGTAGCCCAATGGAAGTTACATTCCGTTGAAGCGTAGGTACACCAGCATTAGTTCCCAGGAAATATAGTTCCATTCTGGATCGCACCTCTTTCTGTTGCCAGCAAAAAACCTCCGACAATGCGGAGGGCTTTGCCTGACACTCTACTGAATTTATGCCTTCTCTACATTAAAATACTTAGCTTGCGGATGGCTGAATACCATCGCTGATACGGAAGCTTCAGGTTCCATCATGAAACCTTCCGTCAATTCCACCCCGATATCCTCAGGCTGCAGCAACTTGAACAGCGGCCCTTGGTCTTCCAAATCCGGACAAGCCGGATATCCAAAGGATACCCTGATCCCTTGATAGCGTGCACCGTGACGTTGCTTCATGGTCATCTGGGCTGAATCCGGGAATCCCCATATATCTCTCATCATATGATGCACACGCTCAGCTAATCCCTCTGCTACTTCAAGCGCTACGGATTGCAGAGCATGCGAGCGAAGGTAATCCCCTTGATCTTTCCACGCCGTGGATAGTTCACGTACACCGTGTCCGGCCGTAACAACCATGAAACCAACGTAATCCATCTGACCGGATTCAACAGGCTTCAGGAAGTCGGACAGGCACAGGAACGGCTCGACTTTTTGACGTGGGAACGTAAAAGTATGCAAAATATTGCTGGTGTCCTTTGGATCATAGATGATGATGCTGTTACCACTGGACTGAGCAGGGAAGAAACGATACATGGCATGTGCCTGAATAATCCCGTCACGAACAGCTTCTTGCATGATATCATCCACGACTGCTTTCAGGTCGGTAGCCTTCTTATCACCTGAAGCAAGCAGTTGTTCTACTGAACCGCGCAACCCCAGATGATGTCCAAGCAACATCTGCATGTTCACATATGGCAGGATATGTGATAATGGGTAGTTACGCATCGTATGCCGCTCCAGGTCAGGCGGGACAAGAACCGGATTATCTACAGCAATATCCGAACGCTCCACTCGCGTAAGCTCTGGAAGAGCCTGAACAGCTACAGCACTTGAAGCATCAGCTTCTTTTTCTGCTTCCATCTCCAGTTGCATCACTTCACGTGAAACGGGATTCATCAATTTGTTCGCCAGATCCAGACCGTCCATCGCATCTTTCGCATATACAACCATTCCGTTATATTCAGGACGAATACGATTTTTGGTGAATTTACGTGTTAGCGCCGCTCCGCCAACCATAATAGGCACATCAATACCTGCTGTTCGCAAATCCTGAGCGGTAAGAATCATCTGTTGCGCTGATTTTACCAATAGACCCGAGAGGCCGATTGCGTCGACTTTTTCTTCTCGGTATGCCTCAATGATACGTTCTGGTGGTACTTTTATACCCAAATTAATGATTCGGTAACCGTTATTCGACAGGATGATCTCAACCAGGTTCTTACCGATGTCATGCACATCGCCCTTGACCGTGGCGAGAATGATCTTGCCTTTAACCGAAGTCTCATTCTTCTCCATAAATTGCTCCAGATATGCTACAGAAGCCTTCATAACCTCCGCACTCTGCAACACCTCAGCTACAATCAACTCATTGTTGTTAAAGAGACGACCTACTTCCTCCATCCCCCGCATCAGTGGACCGTTAATCACTTGAAGTGCTGTATATTTGGCAAGTGCCTGTTCGAGATCTGGCAACAATCCTTCTTTACTTCCTTCGACTACATATGAAGCGAGACGCTCTTCTAATGAAAGGTTTGAGATTTTTTCCTTCTTCTCAACCTTCTTGTTACGAAACGCCGCTACGAACGCTGCCAGTGTTTCATCATTTGTGTTATATAAAAGTTCTTCCGAGAGTCTGCGTTCTTCTTCCGGAATGGAGGCATAACGCTCCAGTTTCTCTGTGTTCACGATCGCATAATCGAGACCTGCTTTGGTACATTCATATAAGAAAACTGAGTTCAACACCTCACGGCCTGCTTCTGGCAGTCCGAATGAAATGTTACTGATCCCGAGGATCGTATGACACTCTGGCATCGCTTCCTTAATTACTCTTATACCTTCAATAGTTTCTTTAGCTGAACCGATGTACTGTTCATCTCCGGTCCCAACTGGGAACACCAACGTATCAAAAATTAGGTCTTCTGGTTTGAGACCATATTTGTTCACCAGCAAATCGTAAGAGCGCTTCGCTACGTCAAGCTTGTCTTCCCGACTAATCGCCTGACCTCGTTCGTCAATCGTTCCGACAACTACCGCACCACCATATTTATGAAGCAACGGCGTAATCAGCTCAAATTTCTCTTCGCCATCCTCAAGGTTAATGGAGTTAATTATCGCTTTACCTTGTGAGTACTGAAGGGCCAGATCAATTACTGAAGCATCTGTCGTATCAATCATGAGAGGAACTTTTACTTTTTTCACAACCAGTTCAAGGAACTTCACCATGTCTTCAGACTCTTCACGGTCCGGATCTTGTACACACACGTCAACAATGTGCGCTCCATTTTTCACTTGAGCACGAGCAATTTCCGAAGCTTCTTCATATTTGCCTTCTACAATGAGGCGTTTGAATTTCCGTGATCCCAGCACGTTCGTACGCTCACCGACCATATATGGACGATTGTCCTGTTCAATATAGATTGGTTCTATACCAGACAATGCCGGTGGATGTGTTCCGTTCATTTCTCTTGGGGGGTACTGGGCAAGTGTGTCGCGCATCGCCCGAATATGTGCAGGGGTTGTCCCGCAACATCCACCAGCAATATTCAACCAGCCCTGTTCGGCAAAAGCACCAATCTTCTGAGCAAGCGAGTCTGGTGACTCATGGTAATTACCATTCTCATCCGGAAGACCCGCGTTCGGGTAACAACTAACGGCAACCGATGCCATTCCGGAAAGAGAGCGAATGTGATCACGCATGAACTCCGGACCCGTAGCACAGTTTAGTCCTACCGAAATTGGGTTAAGGTGTTCTAAGGATATATAAAAGGATTCGATGTTCTGACCCGCAAGGGTCGTTCCCATCGGTTCGATCGTTCCTGATATCATCAGAGGCAGTGTAACGCCACTCTGTTCGAAGGCCTGCTGAATTCCAATGCTGCCTGCTTTTACATTGAGGGTATCCTGTGAGGTTTCGAGTAGTAGCGCATCAACGCCTCCCTCTATTAAAGCAAGCGCTTGCTCCAAATAACTGTCGATAAGTTCCTGGAACGTTACTCCCCCAGTTACAGACAGTGTTTTGGTTGTTGGTCCCATCGCACCTACCACATAACGTGGAGATTCAGGTGTAGAGAAACGATCAACCGCAGCTTTCGCAATTCTGGCTGCTTCCAGGTTGATCTCGCGTGCCCGATCCTGAATATCGTACTCAGCAAGCACAACGGATGTCGCACCAAATGTATTGGTTTCAATTAAATCGGCGCCAGCCTCCAGATATTCTTCATGAATGCGCTGGATCAGCTCTGGACGAGTAAGCACTAACATTTCATTACATCCATCCAGATCTTCGCCGCCAAAATCTTCGCCAGTCAGATCAACTTGTTGAATCATGGTCCCCATTGCACCGTCGAGGATTAATATTCGTTGTTTTAATGCATCGTGTAGACTAATCTTATCCAATATCTTCACCCCCGCAAAACGTTAGATCTTAGTTTAACAGAAACTAACTTATTGTGAAAGATCGGGTTTGGTCCCGAAAGATGGCGGGTTTGCACGAATATGAACGGAATTTGAGAATCGACAAAAACAAAGCAATCCGATATAATTCAATTAAACCAAGTGGAAAAGAGGGAAAGAACATGGCTGAAATTGTTATCCGAAATACGAACGAACGCATCACTGGTGACGAAAATGTTCGAAATTTCTTGAACAAATACGATGTATTATATGAGAAGTGGGACGCTTCCAAACTGAACACTGATCTGCAAAATAACTTTGGATTAACTGATGAACAGAAAACCGAGGTTTTAGAAACTTACGATTATGAAATCAGAGATTTGGCTGCACGTCGCGGATACCAGATCTGGGATGTCATCACACTGTCCGAACAAACACCAGATATCGAAGAAAAGCTGGCCAAGTTCGAAGAGATCCACACCCACGCTGAAGATGAGATTCGTGCAATTGTTGCTGGTAAAGGAATCTTTGTTATCAAAGCTAAAGATGATGTGGGCTACTTTAATGTAGAACTGTCTCCTGGAGACGTTATCTCCGTACCTGAGAATACACCGCACTTCTTCACTTTAATGGAGAACAAACAAATTATTGCTGTACGTCTGTTCATCGAAAAAGATGGCTGGATTGCAGATCCATACCCTGATCCTACTTTTATCAAACAAGCCTAACACTCTCGTGTTACAACTTGCTTAACCAAAACCCCTGTTCAATTGAACAGGGGTTTTGGCATATGCATATGGAGAGTAGTATACAACATTGGTGCATTATATAAAATAATGCGGGTATTTCGCCTTTATCGATTCCTGTTCAATAACAACTAGTCTAAGATGAGCTTCCATCACCTGAACAGCTTGCTCGGTCTGACGCTCTGTGATAAGACGATAAATCTCTTTGTGCTGGGAGATAATGACCTCCAGGTTGGAGTCCTCCGCTAGACGTAATAAACGCAACCGATTAAACGGAATATTCAGCTGCTGCAACATTTTCCATGTTCTTAGCTTACCCGTGCCCTGGAACAAAATCTGATGAAACTCTTCATCCAGTTCAAATAGACGATAGAAATTGTTTTTTCCTATACAGACTTCCTGCATTGCAATGTTGGTTTCAAGTCGAAATCTGTACTCTTCAGGAAAAGAAACACAAGCCAAAGTCACGATTTCCTTCTCCATCTTCTCCCGCATAAACCTGCCTTCTTCCACATGCTCCAGATTAATATGAGAGACGATCGTTCCACTCTGGGGAATAATGTCCAGCAGTTCTTCTTCAGCAAGCTTCATGAATGCTTCTCTAACGGGTGTTCTGCTCACCTGCAGTTCATCTGCAATCTCTTTCTCTGAAATCTTGGTACCCGGCTTAAGTTCCAGGTGAAGAATTCGTTCTTTTAACAGGTTATATGAATATGCCCGGGTCGAGCCTCTAATTTTTTGATTAAGTGACATGCCTAGACCTCTTTCTATCAGCCGTATTCA
Proteins encoded in this region:
- the rnz gene encoding ribonuclease Z; protein product: MELYFLGTNAGVPTLQRNVTSIGLRMLDERRALWLFDCGEGTQHQILSSPLKLSKLEKIFITHLHGDHVFGLPGLLSSRAYQGGTTPLTVYGPPGTERMISTTMELSQSRVNYDLNIVEHTGGVLFEDDSFIVEAALLEHRIDSYGYRITEKDRPGSLDPAKLAEYGLKPGPLFGRLKRGETITLDNGDSLRPEDVLGAPKRGMVITILGDTRPCDNVQPLSINADVLVHEATFMHDLADTAHEYYHSTSKQAAEAARAANVGQLIMTHFSSRYKDEDQLQPLLEEAQSVFPNTRLANEHQLIPVVHRKQES
- a CDS encoding TIGR01457 family HAD-type hydrolase produces the protein MIKAYLIDLDGTLYHGRHRIEGADQLIRTLQELGKPYLFVTNNSSRTPQGVADHLNGMGIPADASQVCTSAVAAAEYVAEESPGATVACIGEAGLLQAIEEAGLQLTEDAPEYVIQGIDREFSYHKLTKALRWINAGSKFIMTNPDLQLPSDDGLTPGAGTIGAAIEAATGVHPTVIGKPSSVIMKSAISRLNLASHEVAVIGDNMRTDIAAGVAAGCETLLVLTGITTRDNMDGHIQAAKARPDHVFEDLHKLMEWLSQEADQASKKG
- a CDS encoding GntR family transcriptional regulator; the encoded protein is MSLNQKIRGSTRAYSYNLLKERILHLELKPGTKISEKEIADELQVSRTPVREAFMKLAEEELLDIIPQSGTIVSHINLEHVEEGRFMREKMEKEIVTLACVSFPEEYRFRLETNIAMQEVCIGKNNFYRLFELDEEFHQILFQGTGKLRTWKMLQQLNIPFNRLRLLRLAEDSNLEVIISQHKEIYRLITERQTEQAVQVMEAHLRLVVIEQESIKAKYPHYFI
- a CDS encoding deoxyribonuclease IV, which encodes MRPKTGIGAHVSTRGGFLQAAKRAHAMGATAFQYFPKNPRSLGLKSLDLKDAEQCRDWCEQQGLASIAHSPYPTNPALGMTRGEAGFHATIASIRNDLEISNACGSVGTVVHFGHIKTNDPLEGYQNLIHCLDTALENWNGHSKVLIENQAGDHGPMGTTMEEMIQIRKLSRYPEHIAFCFDTCHAFASGLWSSGNEAAMLDKGRMLGYWDNVAAVHFNDSKYASGSCKDRHARIGQGYIGNESMKALLKAPEFQNAVVVLETETGEDGTHHDDIALMRSWL
- a CDS encoding ATP-binding cassette domain-containing protein, producing the protein MISMEHVSLRREENQILDDVHLRIEQGEHWVILGRNGSGKTTLLEMMNGYMFPSQGRIEVLGNLYGQCDVREVRKEIGYISQTLIEKLTPRDPVWEVVATGAYAFLRFYQTIPDEVKAKAMSLLHDMGFANLANNSLGTLSQGERKKVMLARSLMAEPKLLIMDEPCAGLDLYEREKMLAEIDRLRQRNITVVYVTHHVEEIVPLFTHVALIRDGRIAAAGPKHEVLTQDTIKHTYDVPVDIQWDNGRPWIRVRSGG
- a CDS encoding cupin domain-containing protein, producing MAEIVIRNTNERITGDENVRNFLNKYDVLYEKWDASKLNTDLQNNFGLTDEQKTEVLETYDYEIRDLAARRGYQIWDVITLSEQTPDIEEKLAKFEEIHTHAEDEIRAIVAGKGIFVIKAKDDVGYFNVELSPGDVISVPENTPHFFTLMENKQIIAVRLFIEKDGWIADPYPDPTFIKQA
- a CDS encoding DNA-formamidopyrimidine glycosylase family protein — its product is MPELPEMENYRTLLSEKILDLLITGVVINRDKTINTEPDLFINELTGNRIIFVERRAKHLIFHLANGKRLVLHLMLGGMIFWGTEEERPDRSTQVEIQFGDHILFFIGLRLGYLHLLTSKETEEAMSDLGPEPLDRRMNVERFASLLKGRRGTLKTTLVNQHIIAGIGNCYSDEIAFAAGLRPSSKTQNIAASPELTERLFHSMQSVLREAASEGGYMEMPLMQGDTKTGSFDEQCRVYDREGETCPRCGGTIERVEITGKKAFFCPKCQHEA
- a CDS encoding cyclic-phosphate processing receiver domain-containing protein codes for the protein MHVFLDDYRACPKGFVLATNAEECLMLLREGDVDILSLDYELGPDSPNGGEVAASIVREGLFPREIYLHTSSMFGKRQMYEMLYSNKPDSVTIHNGPMTGEVMLRVAAGEES
- a CDS encoding thioredoxin family protein, which encodes MKPITSKMLMRSVWEGMPQAVFIYTPLCGTCAAARRMLEVVEHMLPEGILFEMNIHDIPELVQQFQISSVPAVMLFDGQLDVPKMVYRMSSVEHLLSEIRKAVLK
- the metH gene encoding methionine synthase encodes the protein MDKISLHDALKQRILILDGAMGTMIQQVDLTGEDFGGEDLDGCNEMLVLTRPELIQRIHEEYLEAGADLIETNTFGATSVVLAEYDIQDRAREINLEAARIAKAAVDRFSTPESPRYVVGAMGPTTKTLSVTGGVTFQELIDSYLEQALALIEGGVDALLLETSQDTLNVKAGSIGIQQAFEQSGVTLPLMISGTIEPMGTTLAGQNIESFYISLEHLNPISVGLNCATGPEFMRDHIRSLSGMASVAVSCYPNAGLPDENGNYHESPDSLAQKIGAFAEQGWLNIAGGCCGTTPAHIRAMRDTLAQYPPREMNGTHPPALSGIEPIYIEQDNRPYMVGERTNVLGSRKFKRLIVEGKYEEASEIARAQVKNGAHIVDVCVQDPDREESEDMVKFLELVVKKVKVPLMIDTTDASVIDLALQYSQGKAIINSINLEDGEEKFELITPLLHKYGGAVVVGTIDERGQAISREDKLDVAKRSYDLLVNKYGLKPEDLIFDTLVFPVGTGDEQYIGSAKETIEGIRVIKEAMPECHTILGISNISFGLPEAGREVLNSVFLYECTKAGLDYAIVNTEKLERYASIPEEERRLSEELLYNTNDETLAAFVAAFRNKKVEKKEKISNLSLEERLASYVVEGSKEGLLPDLEQALAKYTALQVINGPLMRGMEEVGRLFNNNELIVAEVLQSAEVMKASVAYLEQFMEKNETSVKGKIILATVKGDVHDIGKNLVEIILSNNGYRIINLGIKVPPERIIEAYREEKVDAIGLSGLLVKSAQQMILTAQDLRTAGIDVPIMVGGAALTRKFTKNRIRPEYNGMVVYAKDAMDGLDLANKLMNPVSREVMQLEMEAEKEADASSAVAVQALPELTRVERSDIAVDNPVLVPPDLERHTMRNYPLSHILPYVNMQMLLGHHLGLRGSVEQLLASGDKKATDLKAVVDDIMQEAVRDGIIQAHAMYRFFPAQSSGNSIIIYDPKDTSNILHTFTFPRQKVEPFLCLSDFLKPVESGQMDYVGFMVVTAGHGVRELSTAWKDQGDYLRSHALQSVALEVAEGLAERVHHMMRDIWGFPDSAQMTMKQRHGARYQGIRVSFGYPACPDLEDQGPLFKLLQPEDIGVELTEGFMMEPEASVSAMVFSHPQAKYFNVEKA